The following proteins are co-located in the Anomalospiza imberbis isolate Cuckoo-Finch-1a 21T00152 chromosome 1, ASM3175350v1, whole genome shotgun sequence genome:
- the TUBB6 gene encoding tubulin beta-6 chain, which yields MREIVHIQAGQCGNQIGTKFWEVISDEHGIDPAGGYVGDSALQLERINVYYNESSSHKFVPRAVLLDLEPGTMDSVRSGLFGQLFRPDNFIFGQTGAGNNWAKGHYTEGAELVDSVLDVVRKESEHCDCLQGFQLTHSLGGGTGSGMGTLLISKIREEYPDRIMNTFSVMPSPKVSDTVVEPYNATLSVHQLVENTDETYCIDNEALYDICFRTLKLTTPTYGDLNHLVSATMSGVTTSLRFPGQLNADLRKLAVNMVPFPRLHFFMPGFAPLTARGSQQYRALTVPELTQQMFDAKNMMAACDPRHGRYLTVATVFRGPMSMKEVDEQMLAIQNKNSSYFVEWIPNNVKVAVCDIPPRGLKMASTFIGNSTAIQELFKRISEQFSAMFRRKAFLHWFTGEGMDEMEFTEAESNMNDLVSEYQQYQEATANDGEEAFEDDEEEINE from the exons ATGAGGGAGATCGTGCACATCCAGGCGGGACAGTGCGGAAACCAGATCGGGACCAAG TTTTGGGAAGTGATAAGTGATGAGCATGGCATTGACCCAGCCGGAGGCTATGTCGGTGACTCAGCGCTGCAGCTGGAAAGGATCAATGTCTACTATAATGAATCATCGT CCCACAAATTTGTACCAAGAGCAGTCTTACTGGACTTGGAGCCGGGAACCATGGATAGTGTGCGGTCTGGTCTTTTTGGTCAGCTCTTTCGGCCTGATAATTTCATCTTTG GACAAACTGGTGCAGGAAACAACTGGGCCAAAGGACACTATACAGAAGGGGCAGAGCTGGTTGACTCTGTGCTTGACGTAGTAAGAAAAGAGAGTGAACACTGCGATTGCTTGCAAGGATTTCAGCTCACTCACTCcctgggaggagggacagggTCTGGCATGGGAACCCTACTCATCAGCAAGATCCGAGAGGAGTATCCGGACAGGATAATGAATACCTTTAGTGTCATGCCTTCTCCTAAGGTTTCTGACACAGTGGTGGAGCCGTACAACGCCACGCTTTCGGTCCACCAGCTGGTTGAAAACACCGATGAAACCTACTGCATCGACAATGAAGCTCTGTATGACATTTGCTTCCGCACCCTGAAGCTCACTACCCCCACCTACGGAGATTTAAACCACTTGGTCTCCGCCACCATGAGCGGGGTAACCACATCCCTGCGTTTTCCAGGCCAGCTCAATGCAGACCTCCGGAAGCTGGCAGTAAATATGGTCCCCTTCCCGCGCCTTCACTTTTTCATGCCAGGCTTTGCTCCTTTGACGGCGCGAGGCAGCCAACAATACCGAGCACTCACGGTCCCAGAGCTCACCCAGCAGATGTTTGATGCCAAAAACATGATGGCAGCCTGTGACCCGAGGCACGGCCGGTACTTGACGGTGGCCACCGTCTTCCGCGGCCCCATGTCCATGAAGGAGGTTGACGAGCAGATGTTGGCCATCCAGAACAAGAACAGCAGCTACTTCGTGGAGTGGATCCCAAACAATGTCAAGGTGGCAGTGTGTGACATACCTCCCCGTGGCCTCAAGATGGCCTCCACCTTCATTGGCAACAGCACTGCTATCCAGGAGCTCTTCAAAAGGATCTCGGAGCAGTTTTCTGCCATGTTCAGGAGAAAGGCCTTCCTCCACTGGTTCACAGGAGAGGGAATGGATGAAATGGAATTTACAGAAGCAGAAAGCAACATGAATGACCTGGTTTCAGAATATCAGCAATACCAGGAAGCAACAGCAAATGATGGAGAGGAAGCGTTTGAAGATGATGAAGAAGAGATCAATGAATAA